In a genomic window of Phragmites australis chromosome 14, lpPhrAust1.1, whole genome shotgun sequence:
- the LOC133891780 gene encoding cytosolic sulfotransferase 5-like: MAAAAAATPGQSGPVPFKDIDDGSVSKHTPKEEFGDLVSALPRRQQSILQLRLYQGFWLPAHWVPGTVVFQRRFAPRPDDVVLASYPKCGTTWLKALAFAAAARGAYPPASAEHPLRRLNPHDCIPFIDEIFAAGEETKLDMLPSPRLMNTHLPYTLLPEPVTAGGCKVVYICRDPKDMVVSLWHFLRRAQPDLSFADTFESVCDGTVMVGPVWDHVLSYWRASVTHQDRVLFLKYEDMLRDTGANVRRLAKFMGQPFSAAEEGAGAVASIVELCSFDKMKGLEVNKAGTAGAYCAMPRDAFFRKGVAGDWANHMTPAMATRLDEIVREKFRGTGLTFT, from the coding sequence atggccgctgccgccgccgccacgccggGTCAGTCCGGCCCTGTCCCGTTCAAGGACATCGATGACGGCTCAGTCTCGAAGCACACTCCGAAGGAGGAGTTCGGCGACCTCGTCTCCGCACTGCCGCGCAGGCAGCAGTCCATCCTTCAGCTGCGCCTTTACCAAGGCTTCTGGCTGCCGGCGCACTGGGTACCCGGCACCGTCGTCTTCCAGCGCCGCTTTGCACCGCGCCCCGACGACGTGGTCCTCGCCAGCTACCCCAAATGCGGCACCACGTGGCTCAAGGCGCTGGCcttcgccgccgcggcgcgcggcgCGTACCCGCCCGCCAGCGCAGAGCACCCGCTCCGCCGGCTCAACCCGCACGACTGCATCCCGTTCATCGACGAGATCTTTGCCGCCGGGGAGGAGACCAAGCTTGACATGCTCCCGTCGCCGCGCCTCATGAACACTCACCTGCCGTACACCCTGCTCCCCGAGCCGGTCACTGCCGGTGGCTGCAAGGTCGTATACATCTGCAGGGACCCCAAGGACATGGTCGTCTCGCTGTGGCACTTCCTTCGGCGTGCCCAGCCGGACCTCTCGTTCGCCGACACGTTCGAGTCCGTCTGCGACGGCACGGTGATGGTCGGCCCAGTCTGGGACCACGTCCTCTCTTACTGGCGCGCGAGTGTTACGCACCAGGACAGAGTGCTCTTCCTGAAGTACGAGGACATGCTGCGAGACACGGGCGCGAACGTGCGGAGGCTGGCCAAGTTTATGGGACAGCCGTTCTCGGCCGCCGAAGagggcgccggcgccgtcgcgAGCATCGTGGAGCTGTGCAGCTTCGACAAGATGAAGGGGCTGGAGGTGAACAAGGCTGGCACCGCGGGGGCATACTGCGCCATGCCGCGCGACGCCTTCTTCAGGAAGGGGGTCGCCGGAGACTGGGCGAACCACATGACTCCGGCCATGGCGACGCGGCTGGATGAGATCGTGCGTGAGAAGTTTCGTGGAACAGGGCTCACCTTCACATAA